In the Aneurinibacillus soli genome, one interval contains:
- a CDS encoding TetR/AcrR family transcriptional regulator encodes MSPRSTEQNEQIRAERIEQIMQAALEVYIEKGIRGTEMGDIAKKAGIARGLVYYYYKNKMDLFRELFTRYIQLAQTFIQSSLTAEEEAITKLKKYTRFYMEMVQNRPDLMRFYRNMENDITLVFETDAEAVHDSYTLNTHQPLIQAFKQAMNEGTIKKSDPKIIVNVYWGALTGTLDLFVNGQIKKEDLEQTIHHVIDLIFNDLQHNNP; translated from the coding sequence TTGTCCCCACGATCTACAGAACAAAACGAACAAATTCGGGCAGAAAGAATCGAACAAATTATGCAAGCTGCTCTGGAGGTGTATATCGAAAAAGGAATTAGAGGCACAGAAATGGGAGATATCGCAAAGAAGGCTGGCATTGCAAGAGGATTAGTGTACTACTACTACAAAAATAAGATGGATCTCTTTCGGGAGCTGTTCACTCGCTATATACAACTAGCGCAAACTTTCATTCAATCCAGTTTAACAGCCGAAGAGGAAGCCATTACGAAGCTTAAAAAGTACACACGATTTTATATGGAAATGGTGCAAAACAGGCCGGACCTTATGAGATTTTACCGCAACATGGAGAACGACATTACGCTTGTATTTGAAACGGATGCAGAAGCAGTGCATGACAGTTATACGTTAAATACTCACCAGCCCCTGATTCAGGCATTTAAACAGGCTATGAATGAAGGAACAATAAAGAAAAGTGATCCTAAAATCATCGTCAATGTATACTGGGGAGCCTTGACCGGCACACTTGACCTGTTTGTGAACGGTCAAATCAAGAAAGAAGACCTGGAACAAACCATTCATCATGTCATCGATCTCATATTTAACGACCTGCAGCACAATAACCCATAA
- a CDS encoding polysaccharide deacetylase family protein: MNIRVISLLVLSFILFAGNGSAAYAGKQTRAYWEATGDIIWDVSTTKKQIALTFDDGPHPLYTKQILAALEKHHAHATFFVVGQRVELHPALVQQMKKQGHEIANHTYSHPSPSRIKGTELEDEIRRTDTIIEQTIGQKPLLFRPPGGQYSEKVVKAAKAAGGHRVIMWSWTQDTKDWANPKAKKIADHVCRNARPGNIVLMHDFGRDRTQTVQAVETILERLEKEGFQFVTVSQLLSERGK, from the coding sequence ATGAACATCCGTGTCATCAGCCTGCTTGTACTGTCTTTCATCCTATTCGCAGGGAACGGATCTGCTGCTTATGCTGGAAAGCAAACCCGCGCGTACTGGGAGGCAACCGGTGATATTATATGGGACGTGTCCACAACAAAAAAACAAATCGCACTTACGTTTGATGATGGCCCACATCCCCTTTATACGAAACAAATTCTGGCCGCTCTTGAAAAACATCATGCACACGCCACTTTTTTTGTCGTCGGACAGCGGGTAGAACTCCATCCCGCTCTCGTTCAGCAGATGAAAAAACAAGGACACGAGATTGCGAATCACACGTATAGCCACCCGTCTCCGTCTAGAATCAAAGGGACGGAATTAGAAGATGAAATCCGCCGTACTGATACGATTATTGAACAAACGATCGGCCAAAAACCACTCTTGTTCCGACCACCCGGCGGACAGTATAGCGAGAAAGTTGTGAAGGCTGCTAAAGCGGCAGGTGGGCATCGCGTCATCATGTGGTCCTGGACGCAGGATACAAAAGATTGGGCCAACCCAAAAGCAAAAAAAATCGCCGATCATGTGTGCCGAAATGCCCGCCCCGGCAATATTGTGCTCATGCACGATTTCGGGCGTGATCGTACCCAGACCGTGCAGGCAGTCGAGACGATTCTTGAGCGACTCGAAAAAGAAGGGTTTCAGTTCGTCACCGTCTCCCAGCTTTTATCCGAACGTGGCAAATAG
- a CDS encoding AbrB/MazE/SpoVT family DNA-binding domain-containing protein — MMKATGIVRKVDELGRIVLPIELRRTLGIDIKDGLEIFVEGEKVVLHKYQPACMFCDSIEGVTEFKGKKMCESCREEVSQLRP, encoded by the coding sequence ATAATGAAAGCAACAGGTATTGTACGAAAAGTAGATGAATTGGGACGAATTGTGCTACCAATCGAACTCCGACGCACACTGGGGATCGATATCAAGGATGGACTTGAGATTTTTGTTGAAGGAGAGAAAGTGGTCCTCCATAAATATCAGCCAGCTTGTATGTTCTGTGACTCGATTGAGGGTGTAACAGAGTTCAAAGGAAAGAAAATGTGTGAGAGCTGCCGGGAAGAAGTAAGTCAACTGAGACCATAA
- a CDS encoding DsbA family protein gives MGNKDAENKNRRKMEKMVLWTLAFVLVVVVAFVSMNAFYKSRVSATVDEAEFQYKKQPTIGSASAPVNMVEFADFKCPACKQFAESIMPRLQKDFIDSGVVQLHFINYPVISPKADSTTAAMAGEAIYKQNPAEFWRFYKVVYAEQRDEGTNWATADFLVQLAQKSNLHVNYQQLKKDIENNTFAEDVKNDKAIVTKIGIHSTPTVYINGKKLSDDATFDYAAIKAEILKSQGESKK, from the coding sequence ATGGGGAATAAAGACGCAGAAAATAAAAACAGACGAAAAATGGAAAAAATGGTATTGTGGACCCTGGCATTTGTTCTTGTGGTTGTTGTTGCTTTCGTTAGTATGAATGCGTTTTACAAGTCCCGAGTAAGTGCAACGGTTGACGAAGCAGAGTTTCAGTATAAAAAACAACCGACTATTGGATCAGCCAGTGCGCCGGTGAATATGGTTGAATTTGCGGATTTTAAATGTCCAGCCTGTAAACAATTTGCCGAATCCATTATGCCAAGGTTACAAAAAGACTTTATTGATAGCGGCGTGGTTCAACTGCATTTTATTAATTATCCGGTGATTAGCCCTAAAGCCGATTCCACGACAGCGGCGATGGCGGGCGAAGCAATTTATAAGCAAAATCCAGCGGAGTTCTGGAGATTTTACAAAGTTGTTTATGCCGAGCAGCGAGATGAGGGAACAAACTGGGCGACTGCTGATTTTCTTGTTCAACTTGCGCAAAAGTCCAATCTGCATGTGAATTATCAGCAATTGAAAAAAGATATAGAGAATAATACGTTTGCCGAAGATGTCAAAAACGATAAAGCGATTGTGACGAAAATCGGAATCCATAGCACGCCGACTGTTTACATTAATGGAAAAAAACTTTCCGACGATGCTACATTCGACTATGCGGCGATAAAAGCAGAAATTTTGAAGAGTCAGGGCGAGAGCAAAAAGTGA
- a CDS encoding carbohydrate kinase family protein encodes MQPFVSVIGTTFIDCKGFAAQAYQPDGRNLGSIQFVHGGVGRNVAENLANLEVPTGFVSSVDRTGLGDEVLARLARVNVETKYVQACEKEGMGMWLAILNENGDLAGSISQMPNLGALEAAVKRHGDALVSESTHIVLEIDLTEAIARETLTVARCHNIPVYGIPGNLDIVQKHPDLLDGMEGFICNNFEADQLLGIDFTHLGRADQQAALAAFAEKHGLRQFVVTLGENGSVFYDSRTKEAGYQSVFPVKMVDSSGAGDAFFSGTVMGLVRGLTLAEAVVCGTKVAAWTIESPENNCQTLSVKMQADEVFQQLFVK; translated from the coding sequence ATGCAACCATTTGTTTCGGTAATCGGGACTACTTTTATTGATTGTAAAGGCTTTGCAGCACAAGCGTACCAGCCAGATGGCAGGAATCTCGGCAGTATTCAGTTCGTACACGGCGGTGTGGGGCGCAATGTTGCGGAGAATCTGGCGAATCTGGAAGTGCCGACCGGCTTTGTATCGTCGGTAGATCGGACGGGTCTCGGGGATGAAGTGCTGGCACGCCTGGCGCGGGTGAATGTAGAGACGAAGTATGTGCAGGCATGCGAGAAGGAAGGCATGGGCATGTGGCTGGCCATTCTTAATGAGAACGGTGATCTGGCTGGTTCGATCTCACAGATGCCGAACCTTGGCGCATTGGAAGCGGCAGTGAAACGGCACGGGGATGCTCTCGTATCCGAGTCGACCCATATTGTGCTTGAAATCGATCTGACGGAAGCGATCGCTCGCGAGACGCTAACCGTAGCTCGTTGTCATAATATCCCAGTATATGGAATTCCGGGCAATCTGGATATTGTTCAGAAGCATCCGGACCTGCTCGACGGGATGGAAGGGTTTATCTGTAATAACTTTGAAGCAGATCAACTGCTCGGTATAGACTTTACCCATCTTGGACGTGCGGACCAGCAGGCAGCACTGGCGGCGTTTGCTGAGAAACACGGCCTGCGCCAGTTTGTTGTCACATTGGGTGAGAACGGATCTGTATTTTATGATAGTCGCACGAAAGAAGCGGGCTACCAGTCGGTATTCCCGGTCAAAATGGTGGATTCCAGTGGAGCGGGTGATGCATTTTTCTCCGGTACGGTTATGGGGCTTGTACGCGGCCTAACACTTGCGGAAGCAGTCGTGTGCGGCACAAAGGTGGCAGCCTGGACGATCGAATCGCCGGAGAATAATTGCCAGACGCTGTCTGTGAAAATGCAGGCGGACGAGGTGTTCCAGCAATTGTTTGTAAAGTAA
- a CDS encoding pirin family protein — protein sequence MKIAVYPPEQQATGAFDGGKITEQKPIGFPGEGSAVKRIGPLFYWSWAKSSNEGYITPHPHQAFEIMTYVIQGKAEHGDSLGTKSVVGTGGVQVMQTGSGVYHEERFVGPDMEGFQIWLEPYLREALKRSPTYRQYEHEDFPMKTENNLRVKTIIGDDSPIELVADVKMWDITVNPGGRYTHTIPSGYSVAILAINGNGTPGRINKMSAIAAPFKKKILSFYMPSLRWKQSYKQI from the coding sequence ATGAAGATTGCCGTTTATCCACCCGAGCAACAAGCAACAGGGGCATTTGATGGGGGAAAAATAACCGAACAAAAACCGATTGGATTTCCAGGTGAAGGTTCTGCTGTGAAGCGTATCGGCCCTCTATTTTATTGGTCATGGGCTAAATCAAGCAACGAAGGATATATCACACCGCATCCCCACCAAGCGTTTGAAATTATGACATATGTTATTCAAGGAAAGGCAGAGCATGGTGATTCACTAGGCACAAAAAGTGTCGTTGGAACCGGAGGAGTTCAAGTCATGCAGACCGGTTCTGGAGTTTATCACGAAGAACGATTTGTTGGTCCGGATATGGAAGGATTTCAAATCTGGCTTGAGCCATATTTGCGTGAGGCACTAAAAAGAAGTCCAACCTATCGGCAGTATGAACACGAAGATTTTCCGATGAAAACCGAGAATAACCTACGAGTAAAAACCATAATCGGTGATGACTCTCCGATCGAACTCGTGGCTGACGTGAAAATGTGGGATATTACTGTGAACCCAGGAGGAAGATATACACATACGATCCCGTCCGGCTATTCTGTAGCGATTCTAGCCATAAATGGAAACGGCACACCTGGCAGGATCAACAAGATGTCCGCAATAGCCGCTCCTTTCAAGAAAAAGATTTTGTCATTTTACATGCCGAGTCTGCGGTGGAAGCAGTCGTACAAACAGATATGA
- a CDS encoding GGDEF domain-containing protein, with protein MAMNLFRGIKTAGFLDVIKNFSEHTTSSVLITDPHQNDNPIIYVNEVFTTNTGYTKEEVLGENCRFLQGDETNPDDRKKIREAIEAEKPVAVEILNYRKDGTAFWNEIFISPIFSEEHKLIYFVGVQHDITHRKQTHQKLVILNQTLKKIYEGEDIHSILLHLCKLLETVLLEKAKVSILLYSSEERRLYTGEAQGLPSFYNEAIDGIEIGPNVGSCGTAVYYNQDVIVDRISESELWRDFWDIARESGLEACWSFLIRAHNSKEILGTFAVYFSKPRKPLPEEIELLEEVAKVAAVALEFHAYTKRINELAYRDMVTGLLNRNYALEELGKEVLVHKKKIAVLFIDLDRFKIINDTYGHAKGDEILQEVARRLTHNLDASCQIARYGGDEFIVCLPFQFIAEVEKVVVKILDCFQRPFQLNEEECYLTSSVGISMSPYDSENLDMLIQFADVAMYRAKRKGLNQFAFYSSAMSSENSENLELFNSVRKAVLNQEFLVYYQPQVDASSRKIVGAEALLRWNHPKKGMISPAVFIPILEETGVIFAVEEQVLYTACSQSKRWQEQGREPIPVHVNISSPHFIRSGFVSTVEKVLQKTGLSPQYLGLEITENVAMNHSDHVMKVFEELSKIGIRMSIDDFGTGYSSLSYLQNYPIDTLKIDQSFVRQIGQHEGSEKIVRMIIYLAQSLGLHVLAEGVETEAQLRYMFHYGCTNIQGYLFSKPVPANELEKLVGDSEWNLIE; from the coding sequence ATGGCCATGAACCTGTTTAGAGGAATAAAGACGGCGGGATTTCTGGACGTAATAAAAAATTTCTCCGAACATACTACTTCATCCGTTCTGATTACAGACCCGCACCAAAACGATAATCCTATTATTTATGTAAATGAAGTATTTACGACAAATACAGGCTACACGAAAGAAGAGGTGCTGGGGGAAAATTGTAGATTTCTGCAGGGAGATGAGACCAATCCAGATGACAGAAAAAAAATTAGAGAAGCCATTGAGGCAGAAAAGCCCGTTGCTGTTGAGATTCTGAATTATCGAAAGGACGGAACGGCGTTCTGGAATGAGATATTTATTAGCCCAATTTTTAGTGAAGAACACAAACTTATATATTTTGTCGGTGTACAACATGATATCACGCATCGAAAACAAACGCATCAGAAGCTTGTGATTCTAAATCAGACTCTAAAAAAAATATATGAAGGAGAAGACATTCATTCAATTTTACTCCATTTGTGTAAGCTTCTCGAAACCGTGCTTCTTGAGAAAGCCAAGGTCTCCATTCTTTTATATTCATCCGAGGAGAGAAGGTTATATACAGGAGAAGCTCAAGGTCTCCCTTCTTTCTATAATGAAGCCATTGATGGGATTGAAATTGGTCCAAATGTAGGCTCGTGTGGGACAGCAGTTTATTACAATCAGGATGTGATTGTAGACAGGATTTCCGAAAGTGAATTGTGGCGGGACTTTTGGGATATTGCACGGGAGAGCGGATTGGAGGCTTGTTGGTCTTTTCTGATACGTGCACATAATAGTAAGGAGATACTGGGAACATTTGCTGTTTATTTCTCTAAACCACGAAAGCCACTTCCGGAAGAAATCGAGCTGTTAGAAGAGGTGGCAAAAGTTGCAGCCGTTGCGTTAGAATTTCACGCATACACGAAAAGAATTAATGAGCTTGCGTATCGAGATATGGTTACGGGATTATTGAATCGGAATTATGCACTAGAGGAATTAGGCAAAGAAGTTCTTGTACATAAAAAGAAAATAGCTGTATTGTTTATCGATCTGGATCGTTTTAAAATCATTAATGATACGTATGGCCATGCAAAAGGTGATGAGATTCTGCAAGAGGTTGCCAGACGTCTTACACATAATTTGGATGCATCTTGCCAGATTGCTCGCTATGGTGGGGATGAGTTTATTGTATGTTTGCCGTTTCAATTTATTGCGGAAGTAGAAAAGGTCGTAGTAAAAATCTTAGATTGCTTCCAGCGCCCGTTTCAGCTCAATGAAGAAGAGTGCTATTTGACTTCATCCGTAGGGATTAGTATGTCTCCATATGATTCTGAAAATCTGGACATGTTAATTCAGTTTGCAGATGTAGCCATGTATCGGGCGAAACGTAAAGGCCTGAATCAGTTTGCGTTTTATTCGTCTGCAATGAGCAGCGAGAACAGTGAAAATCTTGAGTTGTTTAACAGCGTTCGAAAAGCTGTACTGAATCAAGAGTTTCTTGTATACTATCAGCCACAAGTTGATGCCAGTTCGCGCAAGATTGTAGGCGCAGAAGCGCTTCTTCGATGGAATCACCCAAAAAAAGGGATGATTTCCCCTGCTGTATTTATCCCGATCTTGGAAGAGACAGGCGTTATATTTGCTGTAGAAGAACAGGTGCTGTATACGGCATGCTCGCAAAGTAAACGATGGCAGGAGCAGGGGCGGGAGCCGATCCCTGTGCATGTCAATATTTCATCGCCTCATTTTATTCGCAGTGGGTTTGTTTCGACTGTCGAAAAAGTTTTGCAAAAAACAGGGCTTTCTCCGCAATATTTAGGACTTGAAATTACGGAGAATGTCGCGATGAATCATAGCGATCACGTAATGAAAGTTTTTGAGGAATTAAGTAAGATCGGAATTCGTATGTCAATAGACGATTTTGGTACGGGGTACTCCTCGCTTAGCTACTTGCAAAATTATCCGATTGACACACTGAAAATTGATCAGTCATTTGTTCGGCAAATTGGTCAGCATGAGGGAAGCGAAAAGATTGTTCGTATGATTATCTATCTGGCACAATCGCTTGGATTGCATGTGTTGGCAGAAGGGGTAGAAACAGAAGCACAGTTGCGCTATATGTTTCACTACGGCTGTACAAACATACAGGGGTATTTGTTTAGTAAACCTGTGCCTGCTAATGAGTTGGAAAAACTCGTGGGTGATTCTGAGTGGAATTTGATTGAATAG
- a CDS encoding disulfide oxidoreductase produces MALMGSLYFSEIMGFEPCKLCWFQRICMYPLVILLGMAAYRGDDHIVPYARVLSSIGMVLSLFHYLEQKIPGMQDILPCTTGIPCSGQYINWLGFITIPFLALVAFGCITVLLSVGEKKAL; encoded by the coding sequence ATGGCGCTGATGGGAAGCTTATATTTTAGTGAAATTATGGGGTTTGAACCTTGTAAATTATGCTGGTTTCAGCGTATTTGTATGTATCCACTGGTCATTTTGTTAGGAATGGCCGCTTATCGGGGTGACGACCATATCGTTCCATATGCTAGAGTGCTAAGCAGTATTGGGATGGTTCTTTCTTTGTTTCATTATCTGGAACAAAAAATACCCGGTATGCAGGATATTCTTCCATGCACAACAGGTATTCCGTGTAGCGGTCAGTATATAAATTGGTTGGGGTTTATAACGATTCCATTTTTAGCGCTAGTTGCTTTTGGGTGTATTACTGTTCTATTGTCAGTAGGAGAAAAAAAGGCTCTGTGA
- a CDS encoding metal-dependent hydrolase has protein sequence MMGRSHLALGVMSGLLVARGAQAPLPEGVVLTTLAAVSALVPDLDVDGLLMRRLTERPLTWIRRLFGYAGVILILLSYFPHTRNEQFGTALVGLLCLGVGFVLKDQSARRWMLSLMGVLLAVCSLYWRLGEHMFTLSGLTQGMQESERWLIWLGLFIAIVPHFPHRTYSHTLWALAVWGAIWYEAEASLRMEGLFMAGITGYASHLLADTLTVSGIRYLHPFPPTVRLPLIRTKKDRAREHLIVIVFGVATVLLWFSGPHLPLEILTKS, from the coding sequence ATGATGGGACGAAGCCATCTTGCACTTGGGGTCATGAGTGGCTTGCTCGTTGCCCGGGGTGCGCAGGCACCGCTTCCGGAAGGAGTTGTGCTGACTACACTGGCTGCGGTATCAGCACTTGTGCCCGATCTCGATGTGGACGGCCTGTTAATGCGACGACTTACAGAGCGTCCGCTTACATGGATACGCCGCCTGTTTGGCTACGCAGGTGTGATACTCATCTTGCTTAGCTACTTTCCTCATACACGCAATGAGCAGTTTGGGACTGCGCTTGTCGGCTTGCTCTGTCTTGGGGTCGGATTTGTGTTAAAGGACCAATCGGCTCGTCGTTGGATGTTATCTTTAATGGGCGTGTTACTTGCTGTATGCAGCTTGTATTGGCGTCTTGGTGAACATATGTTTACATTATCCGGGCTGACGCAGGGAATGCAGGAGAGCGAGCGTTGGCTTATCTGGCTTGGTTTATTTATTGCAATCGTGCCGCATTTTCCACACCGTACATATTCTCACACGCTGTGGGCGCTTGCCGTATGGGGGGCGATCTGGTATGAAGCAGAAGCATCGCTTCGGATGGAGGGCCTGTTTATGGCGGGGATCACGGGGTATGCCTCGCACTTGTTGGCGGATACACTAACGGTTTCGGGTATTCGGTATTTGCATCCATTTCCACCCACTGTGCGTCTACCATTGATTCGTACGAAAAAAGATCGGGCACGTGAGCATCTGATTGTCATTGTTTTTGGAGTGGCCACTGTACTCCTCTGGTTTTCGGGTCCTCATCTTCCGCTTGAAATCTTAACGAAATCTTAA
- a CDS encoding YitT family protein, with protein sequence MAKRIIGILLGSILFSIGLEIFLVPNQIIDGGIVGISIIISHLTGLSLGWFLFFLNLPFLFLGYKQIGKTFAISTLLGVAIMSVSTALLHPIPKLTGDPLLSAVFGGIILGIGVGMVIRNGGSLDGTEIVAIVFNKRIPFSVGETVMIFNIFILGSAGFIFGWDHAMYSLIAYYIAFKMIDITIQGLDESRSVWIISEKHREIGDSLLARLGRGVTYLNGEGAYTGDDKKVIFCVITRLEEAKLRSIIEDIDEGAFLAIGSVSDVKGGNFKKKDVH encoded by the coding sequence ATTGCCAAAAGAATCATCGGGATTCTTTTAGGCTCCATTCTGTTTTCGATTGGACTAGAGATCTTCCTCGTCCCTAACCAAATCATTGATGGAGGCATCGTCGGGATCTCCATTATCATTTCTCACCTTACCGGTCTTAGTCTGGGATGGTTTCTGTTCTTTCTTAACCTGCCCTTTCTCTTTCTCGGCTACAAACAGATCGGTAAGACGTTTGCTATTTCTACCTTATTGGGTGTCGCCATTATGTCTGTGAGTACCGCCTTACTGCATCCGATCCCCAAACTAACAGGTGATCCTCTTCTATCTGCCGTATTTGGCGGGATCATTCTCGGTATAGGTGTCGGAATGGTCATTCGCAATGGCGGATCATTAGATGGAACCGAGATTGTCGCGATTGTATTTAACAAAAGAATTCCGTTTTCTGTCGGTGAAACGGTCATGATTTTTAACATTTTTATTTTAGGTAGTGCAGGATTTATCTTTGGCTGGGACCATGCCATGTATTCCCTTATCGCGTACTATATTGCTTTTAAAATGATTGATATTACCATCCAGGGACTTGATGAATCCCGCTCTGTATGGATCATTAGTGAGAAACATCGCGAGATCGGTGACTCATTGCTCGCACGTCTCGGTCGTGGCGTGACATACTTAAACGGCGAGGGGGCCTATACAGGGGACGATAAAAAGGTAATTTTTTGCGTGATTACCCGACTTGAAGAAGCAAAATTGCGCTCTATCATTGAAGATATTGATGAAGGAGCCTTCCTCGCTATCGGTTCTGTCAGTGATGTGAAAGGCGGTAATTTTAAAAAGAAAGATGTTCATTAA
- a CDS encoding YnfA family protein, giving the protein MVLFLLAGLAEIGGGYLVWLWLREGASYWYGVMGSLILVLYGIIPTLQTFPSFGRVYAAYGGVFIILAVLWGWGIDKKPPDLYDWIGSVICLIGVSVMLWAPRA; this is encoded by the coding sequence ATGGTTCTTTTCCTTCTTGCCGGTCTGGCAGAAATCGGAGGTGGCTATCTTGTATGGTTATGGTTACGGGAAGGAGCTTCCTATTGGTACGGAGTTATGGGGAGTCTGATTCTTGTTTTATACGGGATTATCCCTACGTTACAAACTTTTCCATCCTTTGGGCGGGTGTATGCAGCATACGGAGGAGTATTTATTATACTAGCGGTTTTGTGGGGATGGGGAATTGATAAAAAACCACCCGATCTTTATGATTGGATCGGTTCAGTCATTTGCTTGATCGGTGTTTCTGTTATGCTCTGGGCACCTCGAGCATAA
- a CDS encoding methyl-accepting chemotaxis protein — protein MFNWMTTSVGRKLQVAFILLLLIPSLIIGTFSYHAAKNRIEADMMMSSMENVQSLNELITEEIEGQMKNVDDLSRSIDARMYTGRTSPIIMDVIHRFQSVHPEITSAYVGTVTGFLIADGADKLAPDYDPRKRDWYQNAIASKGEVVISEPYLDKISNTVVVGITKTLQDGSGVIGVDVNLTDLSNTVKHKRIGEHGYAFVVDRTKKVVVHPALKSGENIAESIASGLFEKESGEITYSDQGEARKLFFVTNKRTGWKIAGTMQMAEVQEGVQGIFWTTILTIFVSLLIGAMVMYVVIRSITRPLTQLRNAADKISKGDVTEEIFIHSKDEIGQLGEHFDEMRKVLQAVLHEVKEKVDHLAASSEELMVGSQETTRATEHISTTVLDIAGSSEEETKNVEKVSRIIAGMLQALQEIAKHTQGTSSAMVQTSDVAQEGKETIRVTVQQMGLINHSVQELSDIIKHLHTSVEEVGNFAKLITDISSQTNLLALNAAIEAARAGEDGRGFAVVADEVRKLAEQSSSSAEKVTDLIRDIKSKMDIALHSMDVSRGEVEKGLNVVGSAGSSFAQIYEAVDHVTQEIQQVAASVQEITTHTEQVVTSIRSVTRTVEKTSASITEVSASTEEQLASMQEVSATAASLTNMAEELERIVRKFNV, from the coding sequence ATGTTTAATTGGATGACAACAAGCGTAGGCAGAAAATTACAGGTTGCATTTATTTTACTATTATTAATTCCTAGTTTGATTATCGGAACATTTTCGTACCATGCTGCGAAAAATCGTATCGAAGCGGACATGATGATGTCTTCGATGGAAAATGTGCAATCTCTTAATGAACTAATTACGGAAGAGATTGAAGGGCAAATGAAAAATGTAGATGATCTTTCTCGCTCTATTGATGCTCGTATGTATACCGGCCGAACAAGCCCGATTATAATGGATGTTATCCATCGTTTTCAAAGCGTACACCCTGAAATTACCTCCGCATATGTTGGTACTGTGACGGGGTTTTTAATTGCGGACGGAGCTGACAAACTTGCTCCGGACTATGATCCTCGAAAGAGAGACTGGTATCAAAATGCGATTGCGTCCAAAGGGGAAGTTGTCATTTCTGAGCCGTATCTTGACAAGATAAGCAATACTGTGGTGGTTGGCATAACCAAAACGTTGCAAGATGGAAGTGGAGTCATTGGGGTTGATGTGAATCTTACGGATTTGAGTAATACCGTGAAGCACAAGAGAATTGGTGAGCATGGTTACGCATTTGTTGTAGATCGTACGAAAAAAGTTGTGGTACATCCTGCACTAAAAAGTGGCGAAAACATAGCCGAATCGATTGCAAGCGGGCTTTTCGAAAAAGAGTCAGGTGAGATTACATATTCGGATCAAGGGGAAGCAAGAAAACTATTTTTTGTCACAAACAAACGTACAGGCTGGAAAATCGCCGGAACGATGCAAATGGCTGAGGTACAAGAGGGAGTCCAGGGTATTTTTTGGACGACGATTCTTACGATTTTCGTGTCTTTACTCATAGGTGCCATGGTAATGTATGTGGTTATTCGTTCCATTACGCGGCCGCTTACACAGTTGCGTAATGCTGCAGATAAAATTAGCAAAGGGGATGTAACGGAAGAGATTTTCATCCATTCGAAAGATGAGATTGGACAATTAGGCGAGCATTTTGACGAGATGAGAAAAGTGTTGCAGGCAGTTCTCCACGAGGTGAAGGAAAAGGTGGATCATCTAGCTGCATCATCGGAAGAGCTGATGGTCGGTTCCCAGGAAACAACGCGGGCTACCGAGCATATTTCTACAACTGTGTTAGATATTGCAGGTAGCTCAGAAGAAGAAACGAAAAATGTAGAGAAAGTGTCTCGCATCATTGCGGGTATGCTGCAAGCGCTGCAGGAGATCGCTAAACACACACAAGGTACGTCATCGGCGATGGTACAAACATCGGATGTAGCGCAAGAAGGAAAGGAAACAATTCGTGTAACTGTACAGCAGATGGGTTTGATTAATCATTCGGTTCAAGAGTTATCCGATATTATAAAGCATTTGCATACAAGCGTTGAGGAAGTTGGTAACTTCGCCAAGCTGATTACGGATATATCCAGTCAGACAAACCTGTTAGCTTTGAATGCAGCGATTGAGGCTGCAAGAGCAGGGGAAGATGGACGGGGGTTTGCTGTCGTTGCAGATGAGGTTCGAAAGCTGGCCGAGCAATCGTCTAGCTCAGCAGAAAAAGTTACCGATTTAATCCGCGATATTAAGAGCAAAATGGACATTGCGTTGCATTCGATGGATGTTAGCAGAGGGGAAGTAGAGAAGGGGCTTAACGTTGTGGGAAGTGCGGGAAGTTCCTTTGCGCAAATATATGAAGCGGTTGATCACGTAACGCAGGAAATTCAACAGGTAGCAGCTTCTGTTCAAGAGATTACCACCCATACCGAACAAGTTGTGACCTCCATCCGTTCTGTAACACGGACGGTAGAGAAGACGTCGGCAAGTATTACAGAAGTATCCGCCAGTACCGAAGAGCAACTGGCATCTATGCAGGAAGTATCCGCCACCGCAGCCTCTCTGACAAACATGGCAGAAGAATTAGAGCGGATTGTACGCAAGTTTAACGTATAG